From the Quercus lobata isolate SW786 chromosome 6, ValleyOak3.0 Primary Assembly, whole genome shotgun sequence genome, one window contains:
- the LOC115994294 gene encoding FIP1[V]-like protein isoform X1, with product MEEFGDDFGDLYTDVEIQSSSAINGIPGLANSYIEPMEEEEEDNNVTNKPNPNQGLGSNSQIFDEVHESSAQKTMGSELNMDSGSDSDSDSEDDLNIVLNDEDCKNFPSTSGGNGGVVGGGGGGGGGYGDDEDEDDGDVKNDFVVVEEGSGPSKIQKRGNQSGDGLEPTSNGERGNGVRGGCNSLYPQYKYMRPHGSVFASNIKGNGSVGMASYPSMLTRGDQDDTTCNQHKGSIASQVAQVRATANAVVGQSGYGFSLPWYRTILDINIDTFEDKPWRFPGVDITNFFNFGFNEDTWKQYCKSLEQIRQQAFLQTGIPMYESSKTNQAHEAETEYERGRQNPMVEESYQVGLQRIVSPSSNKVRQFEMPRGRAIQVEDSTSERQPSTDLRRARTRDSDVVIQITVQDPIEDSSGSGKEEEYHKDSPVHEASEKGDSDGHGRDIRCSRNASGNEPSVESLEGNIRRSDRPSSLKRCSQWAIASNPMNLSSDNLEDEKIPDANGHHHRKLKVGPSGVTEVMETVSKTQGRVGRNFCGADPCMTETELSFDDRGQLSLDSPCYGSDSEGSRDSVYVDTEKTQSPFRKSSLNSSAELPESVTSSDKNFKSSNIKSKSGVGNSRNKGSIREEQEHRSRRDNSVAKPKIHTADNNDASPMLVAEDLCDRDDLVKCSRWKEMNQGFGFQDREYIPYHREKELSSRYSGETFMDNDNERVYRKPPYSRGNYRLRNEIDSYVRKKWDERDYCHEQRSPRVYSEDRDRDWYYYGEGHSTDYFNHLTYRESQLHSRYSSCSVEERDTFWRSKHGEPQLRKKINHSHWLDRKHEDNFVPEKHKRSASFANSNRDSMDEKYERQIPYGRGELKSSGRRGRYGDSPTLDLDNPWYGETEDGYGRLMDRDSVDSQFYRETYSAGRYQHDNMSPRNNAYDSRLSERFGRRRRHICTGEVRDSGWLDNYNDADDVEDRIVYPDDQGHLGLRRYSWQSRVLHWTKDELILRHRDAKLYSEEASLSYDKITRHEKIHARYGSVHDGVLNDEMQIQRDKVKVIKKGSSTNCINRSSEIINRDEHEQAVLRCRDSVNFVVGDGKSSRRRSKGRSFMGNGRSENIDQKTEKRTTLMDYNDPHMEKAVHPETSKIEGSQNNPKWLDKFPITERNEDLDIEEGQIVTEEPNTEVSTGRRYATEDAALTCNNGSDGNKFVGDYDNQRFLETLAKMERRRERFKEPITLNKEPGMCLKPQVDLIIDTDETKQQRPARKRRWGGS from the exons ATGGAAGAGTTCGGCGACGATTTCGGTGATCTTTACACCGATGTTGAAATCCAATCAAGTTCAGCCATCAATGGCATTCCAGGCCTTGCCAACTCGTACATTGAACccatggaagaagaagaagaagataacaaTGTTACCAATAAACCTAACCCTAACCAGGGTCTGGGTTCCAATTCGCAGATATTTGATGAGGTCCACGAAAGTTCGGCACAGAAAACAATGGGTTCGGAGTTGAATATGGATAGTGGGAGTGATAGTGATAGTGATAGTGAGGATgatttaaatatagttttgaaCGATGAGGATTGTAAGAATTTTCCGAGTACGAGTGGTGGGAATGGAGGGGTTGtaggaggtggtggtggtggtggtggtggttatggtgatgatgaggatgaggatgatggtgaTGTTAAgaatgattttgttgttgttgaggaGGGAAGTGGGCCCAGTAAGATTCAGAAGCGGGGCAATCAATCCGGCGATGGGTTGGAGCCGACCTCTAATGGGGAGAGAGGAAATGGTGTGAGGGGTGGGTGTAATTCGCTGTATCCGCAGTACAAG TACATGAGACCTCATGGATCAGTATTTGCAAGCAATATAAAAGGGAATGGATCTGTGGGAATGGCTTCGTATCCTTCCATGTTGACTAGAGGTGACCAGGATGATACTACGTGCAACCAGCACAAAGGCTCAATTGCAAGTCAGGTTGCTCAAGTTCGTGCTACAGCCAATGCGGTTGTGGGTCAAAGTGGATATGGTTTCTCCCTTCCTTGGTATAG GACCATACTTGATATAAATATTGATACATTTGAGGATAAGCCATGGAGGTTTCCTGGAGtagatattacaaatttcttcaattttggtTTCAATGAAGACACTTGGAAGCAGTACTGCAAATCTCTG GAGCAAATTCGGCAACAAGCATTCCTGCAGACTGGGATCCCTATGTATGAGTCGTCAAAAACTAACCAG GCTCATGAAGCTGAAACTGAGTATGAGAGAGGACGCCAGAATCCAATGGTGGAGGAAAGCTACCAAGTTGGATTGCAGAGGATAGTTTCTCCTTCATCAAACAAAGTGAGACAGTTTGAAATG CCAAGAGGTAGAGCAATTCAGGTTGAAGACAGCACTAGCGAACGCCAGCCATCTACGGATTTAAGGCGTGCACGTACTCGGGATTCTGATGTTGTGATACAG ATTACTGTGCAGGACCCCATTGAGGACTCCTCTGGTTCTGGCAAGGAGGAAGAATACCATAAAGATAGCCCTGTACATGAGGCATCTGAAAAGGGAGATTCTGATGGACATGGCAGGGATATTCGCTGTTCTCGTAATGCCAGTGGAAATGAACCATCTGTAGAATCTCTGGAAGGCAATATCAGAAGATCAGACAGGCCTTCTTCTCTGAAAAG GTGTTCCCAGTGGGCGATTGCATCTAACCCAATGAATCTGAGCTCTGATAATCTTGAAGATGAAAAGATCCCTGATGCGAATGGGCATCACCATCGAAAGCTGAAGGTTGGCCCTTCAGGAGTCACTGAAGTAATGGAAACAGTTAGCAAAACACAGGGTAGGGTTGGCAGGAATTTCTGCGGTGCAGATCCTTGTATGACGGAAACAGAATTATCATTTGACGATCGTGGTCAGCTTAGCCTGGACTCGCCCTGTTATGGAAGTGATTCCGAAGGTTCCAGAGATAGTGTTTATGTTGATACTGAGAAGACTCAGAGTCCTTTTAGAAAGTCATCACTGAATTCTAGTGCTGAATTACCAGAGTCTGTCACATCCTCTGACAAGAACTTCAAAAGCAGCAACATCAAATCAAAATCAGGTGTTGGCAATTCAAGAAATAAAGGTTCCATTCGAGAGGAACAGGAGCATCGCAGTAGGAGAGATAATAGTGTTGCTAAACCTAAAATTCACACTGCAGATAATAATGATGCCTCCCCCATGTTGGTTGCAGAGGACCTATGTGACAGGGATGACTTGGTTAAATGTAGCAGATGGAAGGAAATGAATCAAGGTTTTGGATTTCAAGATCGAGAATATATTCCATATCATAGGGAAAAAGAGCTTTCCAGCCGTTATAGTGGTGAAACGTTTATGGACAATGACAATGAGAGAGTTTACAGAAAACCTCCTTATTCAAGAGGTAATTACAGATTGAGAAATGAGATTGATTCGTATGTTAGAAAAAAATGGGATGAAAGGGATTACTGTCACGAACAAAGAAGTCCTAGAGTATATAGTGAAGACAGGGATAGAGATTGGTATTATTATGGGGAAGGACACTCTACTGATTACTTCAATCATCTCACTTATAGGGAGTCGCAGTTGCATTCAAGGTATTCTTCTTGCAGCGTTGAAGAAAGGGATACTTTCTGGAGAAGCAAGCATGGTGAACCCCAACTTAGGAAGAAAATAAACCATTCTCATTGGCTTGATCGTAAACATGAAGATAACTTTGTGCCAGAAAAACATAAGAGATCTGCTTCATTTGCTAACAGCAATAGGGATTCTATGgatgaaaaatatgaaagacAAATACCATATGGTAGGGGAGAATTGAAAAGCTCTGGCAGAAGGGGTAGGTATGGTGACAGTCCCACCCTAGATTTGGATAACCCTTGGTATGGGGAAACTGAAGATGGCTATGGGAGACTGATGGATCGTGACTCAGTAGACTCTCAGTTTTACAGAGAAACTTATTCAGCTGGAAGATATCAGCATGATAACATGTCTCCAAGAAATAATGCATATGACTCAAGATTAAGTGAAAGATTTGGGAGACGTAGAAGACATATATGCACTGGGGAAGTTAGGGACAGTGGTTGGCTTGATAATTATAATGATGCTGATGATGTAGAAGATCGTATAGTATATCCTGATGATCAGGGCCATCTGGGGCTGAGACGATATAGCTGGCAATCTAGAGTCCTTCACTGGACCAAGGATGAATTAATCTTAAGGCATCGAGATGCCAAATTGTATTCAGAAGAGGCATCCCTTTCCTATGACAAAATCACTAGGCATGAAAAGATTCATGCAAGATATGGATCTGTACATGATGGGGTGCTTAATGATGAAATGCAAATACAGCGAGATAAAGTCAAAGTGATAAAAAAAGGAAGTAGCACCAACTGTATTAATAGAAGTTCTGAGATTATAAATAGAGATGAGCATGAGCAGGCAGTGCTGAGGTGCAGGGATTCAGTTAACTTTGTTGTTGGGGATGGAAAG TCCTCCAGAAGACGTTCCAAAGGCAGAAGTTTTATGGGCAATGGTAGGTCTGAAAACATAGATCAGAAGACTGAGAAGCGGACAACTTTGATGGATTATAATGACCCTCATATGGAGAAGGCAGTCCACCCGGAAACCTCAAAAATTGAGGGCAGCCAAAACAATCCAAAATGGCTTGACAAGTTTCCTATAACTGAACGCAATGAAGATTTGGACATTGAGGAGGGTCAGATAGTAACGGAAGAACCAAATACAGAGGTCTCTACTGGAAGGAGATATGCCACTGAAGATGCAGCACTGACCTGCAACAATGGTTCTGATGGAAATAAGTTTGTTGGGGATTATGACAACCAACGGTTTCTTGAGACATTAGCAAAGATGGAGAGACGTAGGGAGCGCTTTAAGGAGCCCATCACTTTGAACAAAGAACCAGGCATGTGTCTCAAGCCTCAGGTTGATTTGATAATTGATACAGATGAAACTAAGCAACAGAGGCCAGCTCGAAAGAGGCGGTGGGGTGGAAGTTAG
- the LOC115994294 gene encoding FIP1[V]-like protein isoform X2 codes for MEEFGDDFGDLYTDVEIQSSSAINGIPGLANSYIEPMEEEEEDNNVTNKPNPNQGLGSNSQIFDEVHESSAQKTMGSELNMDSGSDSDSDSEDDLNIVLNDEDCKNFPSTSGGNGGVVGGGGGGGGGYGDDEDEDDGDVKNDFVVVEEGSGPSKIQKRGNQSGDGLEPTSNGERGNGVRGGCNSLYPQYKYMRPHGSVFASNIKGNGSVGMASYPSMLTRGDQDDTTCNQHKGSIASQVAQVRATANAVVGQSGYGFSLPWYRTILDINIDTFEDKPWRFPGVDITNFFNFGFNEDTWKQYCKSLEQIRQQAFLQTGIPMYESSKTNQAHEAETEYERGRQNPMVEESYQVGLQRIVSPSSNKPRGRAIQVEDSTSERQPSTDLRRARTRDSDVVIQITVQDPIEDSSGSGKEEEYHKDSPVHEASEKGDSDGHGRDIRCSRNASGNEPSVESLEGNIRRSDRPSSLKRCSQWAIASNPMNLSSDNLEDEKIPDANGHHHRKLKVGPSGVTEVMETVSKTQGRVGRNFCGADPCMTETELSFDDRGQLSLDSPCYGSDSEGSRDSVYVDTEKTQSPFRKSSLNSSAELPESVTSSDKNFKSSNIKSKSGVGNSRNKGSIREEQEHRSRRDNSVAKPKIHTADNNDASPMLVAEDLCDRDDLVKCSRWKEMNQGFGFQDREYIPYHREKELSSRYSGETFMDNDNERVYRKPPYSRGNYRLRNEIDSYVRKKWDERDYCHEQRSPRVYSEDRDRDWYYYGEGHSTDYFNHLTYRESQLHSRYSSCSVEERDTFWRSKHGEPQLRKKINHSHWLDRKHEDNFVPEKHKRSASFANSNRDSMDEKYERQIPYGRGELKSSGRRGRYGDSPTLDLDNPWYGETEDGYGRLMDRDSVDSQFYRETYSAGRYQHDNMSPRNNAYDSRLSERFGRRRRHICTGEVRDSGWLDNYNDADDVEDRIVYPDDQGHLGLRRYSWQSRVLHWTKDELILRHRDAKLYSEEASLSYDKITRHEKIHARYGSVHDGVLNDEMQIQRDKVKVIKKGSSTNCINRSSEIINRDEHEQAVLRCRDSVNFVVGDGKSSRRRSKGRSFMGNGRSENIDQKTEKRTTLMDYNDPHMEKAVHPETSKIEGSQNNPKWLDKFPITERNEDLDIEEGQIVTEEPNTEVSTGRRYATEDAALTCNNGSDGNKFVGDYDNQRFLETLAKMERRRERFKEPITLNKEPGMCLKPQVDLIIDTDETKQQRPARKRRWGGS; via the exons ATGGAAGAGTTCGGCGACGATTTCGGTGATCTTTACACCGATGTTGAAATCCAATCAAGTTCAGCCATCAATGGCATTCCAGGCCTTGCCAACTCGTACATTGAACccatggaagaagaagaagaagataacaaTGTTACCAATAAACCTAACCCTAACCAGGGTCTGGGTTCCAATTCGCAGATATTTGATGAGGTCCACGAAAGTTCGGCACAGAAAACAATGGGTTCGGAGTTGAATATGGATAGTGGGAGTGATAGTGATAGTGATAGTGAGGATgatttaaatatagttttgaaCGATGAGGATTGTAAGAATTTTCCGAGTACGAGTGGTGGGAATGGAGGGGTTGtaggaggtggtggtggtggtggtggtggttatggtgatgatgaggatgaggatgatggtgaTGTTAAgaatgattttgttgttgttgaggaGGGAAGTGGGCCCAGTAAGATTCAGAAGCGGGGCAATCAATCCGGCGATGGGTTGGAGCCGACCTCTAATGGGGAGAGAGGAAATGGTGTGAGGGGTGGGTGTAATTCGCTGTATCCGCAGTACAAG TACATGAGACCTCATGGATCAGTATTTGCAAGCAATATAAAAGGGAATGGATCTGTGGGAATGGCTTCGTATCCTTCCATGTTGACTAGAGGTGACCAGGATGATACTACGTGCAACCAGCACAAAGGCTCAATTGCAAGTCAGGTTGCTCAAGTTCGTGCTACAGCCAATGCGGTTGTGGGTCAAAGTGGATATGGTTTCTCCCTTCCTTGGTATAG GACCATACTTGATATAAATATTGATACATTTGAGGATAAGCCATGGAGGTTTCCTGGAGtagatattacaaatttcttcaattttggtTTCAATGAAGACACTTGGAAGCAGTACTGCAAATCTCTG GAGCAAATTCGGCAACAAGCATTCCTGCAGACTGGGATCCCTATGTATGAGTCGTCAAAAACTAACCAG GCTCATGAAGCTGAAACTGAGTATGAGAGAGGACGCCAGAATCCAATGGTGGAGGAAAGCTACCAAGTTGGATTGCAGAGGATAGTTTCTCCTTCATCAAACAAA CCAAGAGGTAGAGCAATTCAGGTTGAAGACAGCACTAGCGAACGCCAGCCATCTACGGATTTAAGGCGTGCACGTACTCGGGATTCTGATGTTGTGATACAG ATTACTGTGCAGGACCCCATTGAGGACTCCTCTGGTTCTGGCAAGGAGGAAGAATACCATAAAGATAGCCCTGTACATGAGGCATCTGAAAAGGGAGATTCTGATGGACATGGCAGGGATATTCGCTGTTCTCGTAATGCCAGTGGAAATGAACCATCTGTAGAATCTCTGGAAGGCAATATCAGAAGATCAGACAGGCCTTCTTCTCTGAAAAG GTGTTCCCAGTGGGCGATTGCATCTAACCCAATGAATCTGAGCTCTGATAATCTTGAAGATGAAAAGATCCCTGATGCGAATGGGCATCACCATCGAAAGCTGAAGGTTGGCCCTTCAGGAGTCACTGAAGTAATGGAAACAGTTAGCAAAACACAGGGTAGGGTTGGCAGGAATTTCTGCGGTGCAGATCCTTGTATGACGGAAACAGAATTATCATTTGACGATCGTGGTCAGCTTAGCCTGGACTCGCCCTGTTATGGAAGTGATTCCGAAGGTTCCAGAGATAGTGTTTATGTTGATACTGAGAAGACTCAGAGTCCTTTTAGAAAGTCATCACTGAATTCTAGTGCTGAATTACCAGAGTCTGTCACATCCTCTGACAAGAACTTCAAAAGCAGCAACATCAAATCAAAATCAGGTGTTGGCAATTCAAGAAATAAAGGTTCCATTCGAGAGGAACAGGAGCATCGCAGTAGGAGAGATAATAGTGTTGCTAAACCTAAAATTCACACTGCAGATAATAATGATGCCTCCCCCATGTTGGTTGCAGAGGACCTATGTGACAGGGATGACTTGGTTAAATGTAGCAGATGGAAGGAAATGAATCAAGGTTTTGGATTTCAAGATCGAGAATATATTCCATATCATAGGGAAAAAGAGCTTTCCAGCCGTTATAGTGGTGAAACGTTTATGGACAATGACAATGAGAGAGTTTACAGAAAACCTCCTTATTCAAGAGGTAATTACAGATTGAGAAATGAGATTGATTCGTATGTTAGAAAAAAATGGGATGAAAGGGATTACTGTCACGAACAAAGAAGTCCTAGAGTATATAGTGAAGACAGGGATAGAGATTGGTATTATTATGGGGAAGGACACTCTACTGATTACTTCAATCATCTCACTTATAGGGAGTCGCAGTTGCATTCAAGGTATTCTTCTTGCAGCGTTGAAGAAAGGGATACTTTCTGGAGAAGCAAGCATGGTGAACCCCAACTTAGGAAGAAAATAAACCATTCTCATTGGCTTGATCGTAAACATGAAGATAACTTTGTGCCAGAAAAACATAAGAGATCTGCTTCATTTGCTAACAGCAATAGGGATTCTATGgatgaaaaatatgaaagacAAATACCATATGGTAGGGGAGAATTGAAAAGCTCTGGCAGAAGGGGTAGGTATGGTGACAGTCCCACCCTAGATTTGGATAACCCTTGGTATGGGGAAACTGAAGATGGCTATGGGAGACTGATGGATCGTGACTCAGTAGACTCTCAGTTTTACAGAGAAACTTATTCAGCTGGAAGATATCAGCATGATAACATGTCTCCAAGAAATAATGCATATGACTCAAGATTAAGTGAAAGATTTGGGAGACGTAGAAGACATATATGCACTGGGGAAGTTAGGGACAGTGGTTGGCTTGATAATTATAATGATGCTGATGATGTAGAAGATCGTATAGTATATCCTGATGATCAGGGCCATCTGGGGCTGAGACGATATAGCTGGCAATCTAGAGTCCTTCACTGGACCAAGGATGAATTAATCTTAAGGCATCGAGATGCCAAATTGTATTCAGAAGAGGCATCCCTTTCCTATGACAAAATCACTAGGCATGAAAAGATTCATGCAAGATATGGATCTGTACATGATGGGGTGCTTAATGATGAAATGCAAATACAGCGAGATAAAGTCAAAGTGATAAAAAAAGGAAGTAGCACCAACTGTATTAATAGAAGTTCTGAGATTATAAATAGAGATGAGCATGAGCAGGCAGTGCTGAGGTGCAGGGATTCAGTTAACTTTGTTGTTGGGGATGGAAAG TCCTCCAGAAGACGTTCCAAAGGCAGAAGTTTTATGGGCAATGGTAGGTCTGAAAACATAGATCAGAAGACTGAGAAGCGGACAACTTTGATGGATTATAATGACCCTCATATGGAGAAGGCAGTCCACCCGGAAACCTCAAAAATTGAGGGCAGCCAAAACAATCCAAAATGGCTTGACAAGTTTCCTATAACTGAACGCAATGAAGATTTGGACATTGAGGAGGGTCAGATAGTAACGGAAGAACCAAATACAGAGGTCTCTACTGGAAGGAGATATGCCACTGAAGATGCAGCACTGACCTGCAACAATGGTTCTGATGGAAATAAGTTTGTTGGGGATTATGACAACCAACGGTTTCTTGAGACATTAGCAAAGATGGAGAGACGTAGGGAGCGCTTTAAGGAGCCCATCACTTTGAACAAAGAACCAGGCATGTGTCTCAAGCCTCAGGTTGATTTGATAATTGATACAGATGAAACTAAGCAACAGAGGCCAGCTCGAAAGAGGCGGTGGGGTGGAAGTTAG
- the LOC115949832 gene encoding LEAF RUST 10 DISEASE-RESISTANCE LOCUS RECEPTOR-LIKE PROTEIN KINASE-like 1.2, translating into MPSSFMASMAHYLPSLFFINLLFTYINATCPPFDCGNGVTIGYPFWHQNQMFQHCGYPGFNLSCNNKNPTTLYLSNTFYSVQAINYSDHTLTLNYLEVKDTNCPRIPHDVNLSTSSLLNYTLGNTMLRFFYNCTLYPPSHPPITCLDYGAKRSFVFMVGAEPEFDWHAYCESIVTVPVIAKEVDGVLARGLIGQALRDGFKLTWKSDGACESCEASGGFCGVSSGQHQNFSCICNDGQDSIKCLVKGGVMIKFEPNFVAIGAVIFGGLIVAATLFYFINKKKVAVYKPVFDRIPSSGK; encoded by the exons ATGCCAAGCTCATTCATGGCTTCTATGGCACACtatcttccttctcttttcttcatCAACCTCCTCTTCACCTACATCAATGCTACTTGTCCTCCTTTTGACTGTGGCAATGGTGTCACCATTGGCTACCCATTCTGGCACCAAAACCAAATGTTTCAACATTGTGGATACCCTGGCTTTAACCTCTCATGCAATAATAAAAACCCAACAAccctctatctctctaacaccTTCTACAGTGTTCAAGCAATCAACTACTCTGATCATACCCTCACCCTCAACTACCTCGAAGTTAAAGACACAAATTGTCCAAGAATACCTCATGATGTTAACCTAAGCACCTCTTCTTTGTTGAACTATACCTTAGGCAACACTATGTTACGTTTCTTTTATAACTGTACGTTATACCCACCTTCACATCCTCCTATAACGTGTCTTGACTATGGTGCTAAGCGCTCATTCGTGTTCATGGTGGGAGCAGAACCAGAGTTTGATTGGCATGCATATTGCGAGTCCATTGTCACTGTCCCAGTTATTGCAAAGGAGGTAGATGGAGTTTTGGCTAGAGGGTTGATTGGCCAAGCCCTACGAGATGGGTTTAAGCTGACATGGAAATCAGATGGTGCATGTGAGTCATGTGAAGCCAGCGGTGGATTCTGTGGAGTTAGTAGTGGTCAACATCAAAATTTCTCTTGCATTTGCAATGATGGACAAGATTCAATTAAATGTCTTGTCAAGG GTGGTGTTATGATCAAGTTTGAACCGAATTTTGTTGCAATTG GTGCTGTGATTTTTGGCGGTCTCATTGTTGCGGCAACACTATTTTACTTCATCAATAAAAAGAAAGTTGCAGTATACAAACCAGTTTTTGATCGAATACCAAGCAGTGGAAAATaa